Proteins encoded in a region of the Azospirillum sp. TSH58 genome:
- a CDS encoding response regulator transcription factor: MSVGSELVGRTVLVVEDSPETQDLIATYLEHQGLRVLRAANGAELTERIAQDRPDLVLLDINLPDCDGLALAERLRLGETVPLIFVTGRDSPTDRIAGLSHGGDYVTKPVDLLELLIRIRNLLRRSGAPAVPPTSVEAAAGPAPDAPLTFRGWRLDLVRRALFRPDGSYLALTTGEFNILAALAAMRPNPVSREYLLDVISNRDPRSISEHTVDTLITRLRRKMRLDDGAPSPIITVRGVGYALESDDS, translated from the coding sequence TCGGGCGGACCGTGCTGGTGGTCGAGGATTCCCCGGAGACGCAGGATTTGATCGCGACCTACCTGGAGCATCAGGGGCTGCGGGTGCTGCGGGCGGCGAACGGGGCGGAACTGACCGAGCGCATCGCGCAGGACCGGCCGGACCTTGTGCTTCTGGACATCAACCTGCCGGATTGCGACGGGCTGGCCCTGGCCGAGCGGTTGCGGCTGGGGGAAACCGTTCCGCTGATCTTCGTGACCGGGCGCGACAGCCCGACCGACCGCATCGCCGGCCTGTCCCACGGCGGCGACTATGTGACCAAGCCGGTCGACCTGCTTGAGCTGCTGATCCGCATCCGCAACCTGCTGCGCCGCTCCGGGGCGCCCGCCGTTCCGCCCACATCCGTGGAGGCGGCGGCGGGGCCGGCGCCCGACGCGCCGCTGACCTTCCGGGGATGGCGTCTCGATCTGGTGCGCCGCGCGCTGTTCCGTCCCGACGGTTCCTACCTCGCGCTGACGACGGGGGAGTTCAACATCCTGGCGGCGCTGGCGGCCATGCGGCCCAACCCGGTCAGCCGCGAATATCTTCTGGACGTGATCAGCAACCGCGACCCGCGTTCCATCAGCGAGCACACGGTGGACACGCTGATCACCCGGCTGCGCCGCAAGATGCGGCTGGACGACGGCGCACCCTCGCCGATCATTACCGTCCGCGGGGTCGGTTATGCATTGGAATCCGACGATTCTTGA
- a CDS encoding response regulator: protein MAAGQTATSQAAPNYSAPAYSAAAPSILIIGNDSAAIAGIRDCALRLGHRVQDTRDVISALGLLDVDRSVGVVFVDGGSPWFDGLALMERLHRTHRGLACILFARNPEADDVVRALRLEAADVVTDPEDDAQIERALARVLDSGELGASPVPDFPAAMDSRDDALEQAYRHGLALVETVRALRGEAAAARVMPFVAAQRAAAAPTASPAAIATVAPPVCEAVADGGVPDSLGILTAIRRKRAAREKFFPKGLFEDPCWDMLLDLMINHLQGRRISVSSLCIASGVAQTTALRRITDLHDRGLVRRIADDKDGRRVFIELTEEGVAAMERYVETVGPLG, encoded by the coding sequence ATGGCGGCCGGTCAAACGGCGACCAGTCAAGCGGCACCGAATTACTCGGCACCGGCCTACTCGGCGGCGGCGCCTTCCATTCTGATCATCGGCAACGACAGCGCGGCCATCGCCGGCATCCGCGACTGCGCCCTGCGGCTCGGCCACCGGGTTCAGGACACGCGCGACGTGATCTCGGCGCTGGGCCTGCTCGACGTGGACCGCAGCGTCGGCGTGGTGTTCGTGGACGGCGGGTCGCCCTGGTTCGACGGTCTGGCGCTGATGGAGCGGCTGCACCGCACCCACCGCGGCCTCGCCTGCATCCTCTTCGCCCGCAACCCGGAGGCCGACGACGTGGTGCGTGCCCTCCGTCTGGAGGCGGCCGACGTGGTGACCGACCCGGAGGACGACGCGCAGATCGAGCGCGCGCTGGCCCGTGTCCTGGACAGTGGCGAATTGGGCGCATCGCCGGTTCCGGACTTCCCGGCGGCGATGGACAGCCGCGACGACGCGCTGGAGCAGGCCTACCGTCACGGGCTGGCGCTGGTCGAGACGGTGCGGGCCTTGCGCGGGGAAGCCGCGGCGGCCCGCGTGATGCCCTTCGTCGCGGCCCAGCGCGCGGCCGCCGCACCGACGGCGTCCCCCGCGGCCATCGCGACCGTGGCTCCACCCGTTTGCGAAGCGGTGGCGGACGGCGGTGTGCCGGACAGCCTGGGCATCCTGACGGCGATCCGGCGCAAGCGCGCCGCCCGCGAGAAGTTCTTTCCCAAGGGGCTGTTCGAGGACCCCTGCTGGGACATGCTGCTGGACCTGATGATCAACCATCTCCAGGGGCGGCGGATTTCCGTGTCCTCGCTGTGCATCGCGTCCGGCGTCGCGCAGACCACGGCGCTGCGCCGCATCACCGACCTGCACGACCGCGGGCTGGTCCGGCGCATCGCCGACGACAAGGACGGCCGCCGCGTCTTCATCGAGCTGACCGAAGAAGGCGTGGCCGCCATGGAGCGTTACGTGGAGACGGTCGGCCCGCTGGGCTGA